One segment of Thermosynechococcus sp. HN-54 DNA contains the following:
- a CDS encoding DUF3593 domain-containing protein produces the protein MLTNAFFALSLFPYLGFLYFMSRNPNTPRLALIGFYGTLVFVAVTIPAGLYAQRVYGTTLANVDGLHGGAEFFLTLANILIALGFRRALKESG, from the coding sequence ATGCTCACGAATGCCTTTTTTGCCCTCTCGCTGTTTCCCTATTTGGGGTTCTTGTACTTCATGAGCCGCAACCCCAACACCCCCCGTTTAGCCCTGATTGGCTTCTATGGAACACTGGTCTTTGTCGCCGTCACGATTCCTGCGGGACTCTATGCCCAAAGGGTCTATGGTACAACCTTGGCCAATGTGGACGGGTTGCACGGGGGGGCAGAATTCTTTTTGACCTTGGCCAATATCCTCATTGCCTTGGGCTTTCGCCGTGCCCTCAAGGAATCTGGATGA
- a CDS encoding OFA family MFS transporter: protein MTQQVQTLKLFGQPAQRGRWFLIPLGMLILLCLGTVYSWSIFRAPLAAELGLSATASLLPYALALMFYALLMPITGAYLPRLGSRRLTVVGGLVVAAGYLGASIANSGLMLTLSYGVIAGTGVGITYGIPMAVVAAWFPDRKGLAVGTTIVGFGLSPLITAPLANALIQATSVRTALQILGIAFGVIIVLCAQGMRFPPAGWAQMLPQTPTSARVAHYPPSLLRSRSFYALWSCYALGTFIGLSSIGISGAVAQEVIGLSPEAAAASVSLFALFNGLSRPLMGWLSDRWPPRYVGMTMFSCVLAASLIMTTATVGDVAHFLVAFALLWFCLGGWLAIAPTLTLRFFNPADYAKNYGVVFTAYGVGALLGTLVSGQVRDRLGSYSALFYLLAALAVLGIVLAATFLKPDPQTSPAEE from the coding sequence ATGACTCAGCAAGTGCAGACGCTCAAACTCTTTGGTCAGCCCGCCCAACGGGGGCGCTGGTTTCTGATTCCTTTGGGGATGCTGATCCTGCTATGCCTTGGCACGGTCTATAGCTGGAGTATCTTTCGTGCCCCCCTTGCCGCCGAACTCGGGCTAAGTGCCACCGCTAGCCTTCTACCCTATGCCTTGGCTTTGATGTTTTATGCCCTGCTGATGCCGATTACAGGGGCTTATTTACCCCGTTTGGGGAGTCGCCGACTGACGGTGGTGGGGGGTTTGGTGGTAGCTGCGGGCTATCTGGGGGCCAGTATCGCCAATTCGGGTCTGATGTTGACACTGAGCTACGGGGTCATTGCTGGTACGGGGGTGGGGATCACCTATGGTATTCCAATGGCTGTGGTGGCCGCTTGGTTTCCCGATCGCAAAGGACTCGCGGTGGGGACGACGATTGTCGGTTTTGGCCTTTCGCCTCTAATCACTGCTCCCTTGGCCAATGCTTTGATTCAAGCCACATCAGTCCGCACGGCACTGCAAATTTTGGGAATTGCCTTTGGTGTCATCATTGTCCTGTGTGCCCAAGGAATGCGCTTTCCCCCTGCGGGTTGGGCACAGATGCTGCCCCAAACTCCCACCTCCGCACGGGTTGCCCATTATCCGCCCTCGCTGCTGCGGAGTCGGTCATTCTATGCCCTTTGGAGCTGCTATGCCCTCGGGACGTTCATTGGCCTGAGCAGTATTGGCATCTCTGGCGCCGTGGCTCAAGAGGTCATTGGTCTCTCGCCTGAAGCTGCTGCTGCCAGTGTGTCATTATTTGCCCTCTTTAATGGCCTCAGTCGTCCCCTCATGGGGTGGTTGAGCGATCGCTGGCCACCGCGGTATGTCGGTATGACCATGTTTAGTTGTGTCTTAGCGGCCAGCCTCATCATGACGACGGCAACGGTGGGGGACGTGGCGCATTTCTTGGTGGCCTTTGCCCTTCTCTGGTTTTGCTTGGGGGGATGGCTGGCGATCGCCCCCACATTAACGCTGCGTTTCTTTAATCCCGCTGACTATGCCAAAAACTACGGCGTTGTCTTTACCGCCTATGGGGTTGGCGCCCTCTTAGGTACCCTTGTCAGTGGTCAAGTGCGCGATCGCCTAGGCAGCTACAGTGCCCTGTTTTATTTGTTGGCTGCCCTTGCAGTCTTGGGCATTGTCTTGGCGGCCACTTTCCTCAAGCCCGATCCACAAACCTCCCCAGCAGAAGAATAA
- a CDS encoding cyclic nucleotide-binding domain-containing protein, giving the protein MTDRLPWLQTHTPLKSLSLEALEAIAAALRTEFIAANRRIVLEDTPVTHLMILRSGELEAYHTTRDRPATVTTLLPGTVLHWLELVLEQPAPQTVITLMDCELWTLPREVFATLATQFPELRQQVSQQLQSALSDLAYEQERQAVLRPYLVPRVKQGIVGSSRYAVRLRQGIKEAARDRQPVLIFGEPGLEKDNIAALIHYGSSDRRQPLIRFNCGTLSANGAELFGKPNKPGLLDWLAEGTLILNNVHEWPVHLYPQLRRLVAEQTYEPVAETPVPPRRFPGRLILIAEKKGCDCQDLVRHQIKVPPLRVTKADIEALVNYYIALYCRQRGIPKPRITPEALRRLQSYDFPGNLRELASLVERAIVQAEGADVLTEEVFWPERSRQRRFRWNLLNAYPQLRAFLRSPWWPDRLNYGVTLWLFPLIVAIGLWGPQDREHNFTLNLFWAWWWPVSLLIFPFLGRIWCAVCPFMIYGEVLQRLSLKIWPRKLRPWPRQLAERWGGWVLFGLFAVILLWEELWDLPNTAYLSSWLLILITAGAVIFSQLYERRFWCRYLCPIGGMNGLFGKLSILELRAQQGVCAASCQTYQCYKGGPALGEGQETGGCPVYSHPAQLPDNRNCVLCMTCLKACPHRSVELNLRPPAIDLWTSHEATAAEVCLLFLLLGAVVLHRLPLLLQWLGLTEAHFGLQGMIAVVALALPGLLAWGWHQIQRQGSVPFVRSAYGYLPLVLGANLAYYLPLGLGEAGQLLPVTFATFGLDGTSLPSWQAHPAVIGFLQTTTLFISTLASLLLSQKIARLPLQQMWHPWLGIIALAGGIAYLL; this is encoded by the coding sequence ATGACCGATCGCTTGCCTTGGTTGCAAACCCATACCCCCCTTAAGTCACTCTCTTTGGAGGCACTGGAGGCGATCGCCGCTGCCCTGCGCACAGAATTCATTGCTGCCAATCGTCGCATTGTTCTTGAGGACACGCCGGTAACGCATTTGATGATTCTGCGATCGGGAGAATTGGAGGCCTATCACACCACCCGCGATCGCCCCGCAACCGTAACAACCCTTCTACCAGGAACGGTTCTGCACTGGCTAGAACTGGTGCTGGAACAACCGGCACCGCAAACGGTGATTACTCTAATGGACTGCGAACTATGGACATTGCCCCGCGAGGTGTTTGCCACATTGGCCACTCAATTTCCCGAACTCCGCCAACAGGTGTCGCAGCAGTTGCAAAGTGCCCTCAGTGATCTAGCCTACGAGCAGGAGCGGCAGGCCGTGTTGCGTCCCTACCTTGTGCCACGGGTGAAACAGGGAATTGTGGGCAGTAGCCGCTATGCGGTGCGCTTACGCCAAGGGATTAAAGAGGCCGCTCGCGATCGCCAGCCGGTGTTGATTTTTGGTGAACCCGGTCTAGAAAAAGATAATATTGCTGCCTTGATTCATTATGGGTCGAGCGATCGCCGGCAACCCTTGATTCGCTTTAACTGTGGCACCCTATCCGCGAATGGGGCAGAACTCTTTGGTAAACCCAACAAGCCGGGTCTCCTCGACTGGCTGGCAGAGGGCACTCTGATCCTCAACAATGTCCATGAATGGCCAGTCCACCTCTATCCGCAACTGCGCCGCCTTGTCGCCGAGCAGACCTATGAACCGGTAGCTGAGACCCCCGTTCCCCCCCGCCGCTTTCCGGGGCGACTGATTCTGATTGCCGAAAAGAAAGGCTGTGATTGCCAAGATCTGGTACGTCACCAAATTAAAGTACCTCCTCTGCGGGTCACCAAAGCAGATATTGAAGCCCTAGTGAATTACTACATTGCCCTCTACTGTCGGCAGCGGGGCATTCCCAAACCGCGGATCACACCCGAAGCCCTACGGCGGCTCCAGAGTTATGATTTTCCCGGCAACCTGCGGGAGTTGGCGAGTCTAGTGGAGCGTGCCATCGTCCAAGCCGAAGGGGCAGACGTGCTGACGGAAGAAGTCTTTTGGCCAGAGCGATCGCGGCAACGGCGGTTTCGCTGGAACCTGCTCAATGCCTATCCCCAGTTGCGCGCCTTTTTACGCAGTCCATGGTGGCCCGATCGCCTGAACTATGGTGTCACGCTTTGGCTGTTTCCGCTGATCGTGGCCATTGGCTTATGGGGGCCGCAGGATCGCGAACACAACTTTACCCTGAACCTCTTTTGGGCATGGTGGTGGCCGGTCTCACTACTGATCTTTCCCTTTTTGGGGCGCATTTGGTGTGCTGTCTGCCCCTTCATGATCTACGGCGAAGTCCTGCAAAGGCTGTCCCTGAAGATCTGGCCGCGCAAGCTGCGCCCTTGGCCGCGTCAACTAGCCGAGCGCTGGGGAGGCTGGGTGCTCTTTGGCCTCTTTGCCGTGATTCTCCTGTGGGAAGAATTGTGGGATTTACCCAATACTGCCTATCTATCCAGTTGGCTACTGATCTTGATTACAGCGGGAGCCGTGATTTTTTCTCAGCTCTATGAACGTCGCTTTTGGTGTCGCTATCTCTGCCCCATTGGTGGCATGAATGGCCTCTTTGGCAAACTCTCCATTCTTGAATTGCGGGCACAGCAGGGGGTGTGCGCTGCTAGTTGCCAAACCTACCAATGCTACAAAGGCGGCCCTGCCCTTGGGGAAGGTCAAGAAACAGGGGGCTGTCCCGTTTATTCCCATCCGGCCCAACTCCCAGACAACCGCAATTGTGTCCTGTGCATGACCTGTCTCAAGGCCTGCCCCCATCGCTCAGTAGAACTCAATTTGCGCCCGCCGGCCATTGATCTCTGGACCAGTCATGAGGCCACGGCGGCTGAAGTTTGCCTGCTCTTTTTGCTCTTGGGCGCGGTGGTGCTGCACCGTTTACCCCTGCTTTTGCAATGGCTAGGACTGACGGAAGCTCATTTTGGGTTACAGGGGATGATTGCGGTGGTGGCGCTAGCTCTGCCGGGACTATTGGCATGGGGTTGGCATCAGATACAACGACAAGGCTCGGTTCCCTTTGTGCGCTCGGCCTATGGCTATCTGCCTTTGGTGCTGGGCGCCAATTTGGCCTATTACTTGCCCCTTGGTCTAGGGGAGGCAGGGCAGTTGTTGCCCGTAACCTTTGCGACCTTTGGCCTCGATGGCACGAGTTTGCCCAGTTGGCAAGCCCATCCCGCGGTGATCGGGTTCTTGCAAACAACCACACTTTTCATCAGTACCCTTGCCAGTTTGCTCCTCAGTCAAAAGATTGCACGCTTACCCCTACAACAGATGTGGCATCCTTGGCTAGGCATTATCGCTCTTGCTGGGGGAATTGCCTATTTACTTTGA
- the typA gene encoding translational GTPase TypA, translating to MSLPIRNVAIIAHVDHGKTTLVDALLRQAGTFREGEEIPECVMDSNDLERERGITILAKNTAVRYKDLTINIVDTPGHADFGGEVERVLGMVEGCLLIVDANEGPMPQTRFVLKKALEKGLRPIVVVNKIDRPQAEPYKAIDKVLDLFIELGADDDQCEFPYLFASGLAGYAKTDLDEEGKDMQPLFEAIAHHIPPPVGNPDAPLQLQVTTLDYSEYLGRIVIGKIHNGTVQVGQQAALVKDNGQIVKAKITKLLGFEGLKRIELDRASAGNIVAIAGFSDANIGETITDPNNPQALPLIKVDEPTLQMTFAVNDSPFAGQEGTFVTSRQLRDRLFRELETNVALRVEETDSPDRFAVSGRGELHLGILIETMRREGYEFQVSQPQVIYREVNGQPCEPYECLVLDVPDEAVGGCIERLGQRRGEMQDMQVGGNGRTQLEFVIPARGLIGFRGEFMRLTRGEGIMNHSFLDYRPLAGEISTRRNGVLIAFEEGTATFYALKNAEDRGVFFITPGTKVYKGMIVGEHNRPQDLEINVCKAKQLTNFRSSTGDELVQLQAPVEMSLERALEYIGPDELVEVTPKSIRLRKMSKKLARR from the coding sequence ATGAGTCTGCCGATTCGTAATGTTGCTATTATCGCCCACGTTGACCACGGGAAAACAACACTGGTGGATGCCCTACTGCGCCAAGCTGGTACTTTTCGCGAGGGGGAAGAGATTCCTGAGTGCGTCATGGACTCCAATGATCTGGAGCGGGAGCGCGGCATTACGATTCTGGCCAAGAATACAGCGGTTCGCTACAAAGACTTGACGATTAACATTGTCGATACCCCCGGCCACGCCGATTTTGGCGGTGAAGTCGAGCGGGTTTTGGGAATGGTGGAGGGCTGTCTGCTGATTGTCGATGCCAATGAAGGCCCGATGCCCCAAACGCGGTTTGTCCTCAAAAAAGCCCTTGAAAAAGGTCTGCGCCCCATTGTGGTCGTGAATAAAATTGACCGGCCGCAGGCGGAACCCTACAAGGCCATTGACAAGGTATTGGATTTGTTTATTGAACTGGGGGCGGATGACGATCAGTGCGAGTTTCCCTACCTCTTTGCCTCTGGCTTAGCGGGCTATGCGAAAACCGACTTAGATGAGGAAGGCAAAGATATGCAGCCCCTCTTTGAGGCCATTGCCCACCATATTCCGCCGCCGGTGGGCAATCCCGATGCGCCCTTGCAACTTCAGGTGACGACCCTAGACTACTCAGAGTACCTAGGGCGAATTGTCATTGGCAAAATTCATAACGGCACAGTGCAGGTGGGGCAGCAGGCAGCCTTGGTCAAGGATAATGGCCAAATTGTCAAAGCAAAGATTACCAAGCTCTTGGGCTTTGAAGGACTAAAACGGATTGAATTGGACAGAGCGAGTGCCGGCAATATTGTCGCGATCGCTGGTTTTAGTGATGCCAACATTGGTGAAACCATTACTGACCCCAACAATCCCCAAGCCCTCCCCCTGATCAAGGTAGATGAACCCACCCTGCAAATGACCTTTGCGGTCAACGACTCCCCCTTTGCCGGTCAGGAGGGAACCTTTGTCACCTCGCGGCAATTGCGCGATCGCCTGTTTCGGGAACTGGAAACCAATGTGGCGCTGCGGGTCGAAGAAACCGACTCCCCCGATCGCTTTGCCGTTTCCGGTCGGGGTGAATTGCACCTTGGCATTCTCATTGAAACCATGCGCCGCGAAGGCTATGAATTCCAAGTGTCCCAGCCGCAGGTAATCTACCGTGAAGTCAATGGTCAACCCTGCGAACCCTATGAATGCTTGGTGCTTGATGTTCCCGATGAAGCCGTGGGTGGCTGTATTGAACGGCTAGGCCAGCGCCGCGGTGAAATGCAGGATATGCAGGTAGGGGGCAATGGTCGGACTCAACTGGAGTTTGTGATTCCGGCCCGGGGTCTCATTGGTTTCCGCGGCGAATTTATGCGCCTAACCCGCGGCGAAGGGATTATGAACCACAGCTTTTTGGACTATCGTCCCTTGGCAGGCGAGATCAGCACCCGGCGCAATGGCGTCTTAATTGCCTTTGAGGAGGGCACGGCCACCTTCTATGCTCTGAAAAACGCCGAAGATCGCGGCGTCTTTTTCATTACCCCCGGCACCAAAGTCTACAAAGGCATGATTGTCGGTGAGCACAACCGTCCCCAAGACCTTGAAATCAATGTCTGCAAAGCCAAACAACTCACCAACTTCCGCTCCTCAACCGGGGATGAACTGGTGCAACTACAAGCACCCGTCGAAATGAGCCTAGAGCGGGCACTGGAGTATATTGGCCCCGATGAACTGGTGGAGGTAACCCCCAAATCAATTCGGCTCCGCAAAATGAGTAAAAAGCTGGCTCGCCGCTAA
- a CDS encoding geranylgeranyl reductase family protein, whose protein sequence is MYDCIIVGGGPAGGAAAYHLARRQRSVLVLEKAALPRSKPCTGAVSPTVGQWFDFDFQPAITDTTRTVRYSWQLSEAVEAELSIPEPIWLVERRVFDQYLLQQAQQKGAILIDQTPVTGITFQGDYWQIHTATTTYGARYLIAADGANSQMAQWLGFKPKVGRTAAVMTVPNPTGDRAAHFEFGLVKNGYLWSFPKGDQRTVGVALVRGSDRANWEPILQQYCAAHGLQLANCPIQYHPLCVWEGQQPLHTHHALLVGEAAGLVDPFSAEGIRPALYSGMRAAEAIDAALGGEADALATYSKTLQEEWGTDLVWAQRLAGLFHRMPGVGYRLALKRPSATQRLGQVLCGELRYRDIAGRAIQRLSSALIPGR, encoded by the coding sequence ATGTACGACTGTATTATTGTCGGCGGTGGACCAGCAGGGGGGGCAGCTGCTTATCATCTCGCGCGGCGGCAACGCTCAGTTTTGGTCTTGGAAAAAGCCGCCCTTCCCCGTTCAAAACCCTGTACAGGGGCTGTGTCACCCACCGTTGGCCAATGGTTTGATTTTGATTTTCAGCCTGCTATTACCGATACCACCCGCACGGTGCGCTACAGTTGGCAGCTCAGTGAGGCCGTTGAAGCCGAGTTAAGTATTCCCGAACCCATCTGGCTTGTCGAGCGCAGGGTCTTTGATCAGTACCTCCTGCAGCAGGCCCAACAAAAGGGAGCCATCCTCATTGACCAAACCCCGGTGACTGGAATTACGTTTCAAGGGGATTACTGGCAGATCCACACAGCAACAACAACCTATGGAGCACGTTATCTCATTGCCGCTGATGGAGCCAACAGTCAAATGGCTCAGTGGCTGGGCTTTAAGCCCAAAGTCGGGCGTACTGCGGCGGTGATGACGGTGCCGAATCCCACCGGCGATCGCGCGGCGCATTTTGAATTTGGCCTTGTCAAAAATGGCTACCTCTGGAGTTTTCCCAAGGGAGATCAGCGAACCGTGGGGGTCGCTCTCGTGCGGGGGAGCGATCGCGCCAATTGGGAACCGATTTTGCAACAGTATTGCGCTGCCCATGGGCTGCAGCTTGCCAATTGTCCCATTCAATACCATCCCCTTTGTGTCTGGGAGGGTCAGCAACCGCTCCATACCCACCATGCCCTTCTTGTGGGTGAAGCTGCTGGCCTTGTGGATCCCTTTTCCGCCGAAGGCATTCGTCCGGCGCTCTACAGTGGCATGCGGGCTGCTGAAGCCATTGATGCGGCTCTGGGGGGAGAGGCGGATGCCCTAGCCACCTATAGCAAAACTTTGCAGGAGGAATGGGGCACGGATTTAGTGTGGGCGCAACGCCTCGCGGGACTTTTCCATCGGATGCCGGGGGTGGGTTACCGCCTTGCCCTGAAACGTCCCTCCGCTACCCAGCGGCTGGGTCAAGTCCTCTGTGGTGAGTTACGCTATCGCGATATTGCGGGGCGCGCCATCCAACGGCTGAGCAGTGCGCTCATTCCCGGTCGCTAG
- a CDS encoding apolipoprotein A1/A4/E family protein, producing MSEPVTQSELSQVLDAIQGMQASLQAIEKKLDIHIATSGERFQRLEDKIDAVEAKLEQRINAVEAKLEQRINAVEAKLEQRINAVEAQLSQHISSVEAQLGQRINTVETTLQQIVKRQDGTDARLWGFLVTLLVLAAGLITKLLFFDTPRL from the coding sequence ATGAGTGAACCTGTAACGCAATCTGAATTGAGTCAAGTGTTGGATGCCATCCAAGGGATGCAGGCCAGTCTTCAGGCCATAGAGAAAAAGCTGGATATTCACATTGCCACCAGTGGCGAGAGGTTCCAACGACTTGAGGACAAAATTGATGCCGTCGAGGCGAAGCTAGAGCAGCGTATCAATGCGGTTGAGGCCAAGCTGGAACAGCGTATCAATGCCGTTGAGGCCAAGCTAGAGCAGCGTATCAATGCTGTCGAGGCGCAATTGTCGCAGCATATTAGTTCCGTAGAGGCGCAATTGGGGCAGCGCATTAACACAGTAGAGACCACATTGCAGCAGATTGTCAAACGTCAGGATGGAACCGATGCCCGTCTGTGGGGATTCTTGGTGACGCTGCTGGTGTTGGCTGCTGGCTTAATCACTAAGCTGCTGTTCTTTGACACGCCACGCCTTTGA
- a CDS encoding GTP-binding protein, which translates to MTTSPLPAATKMEAQKHGLPVTIITGFLGSGKTTLLNHILTNQEGLKTAVLVNEFGEIGIDNELLVASDDGMVELNNGCVCCTINNDLVNAVYRVLERPDKVDYLVVETTGLADPLPVALTFLGTDLRDLTRLDSIITVVDAENFSLDLFNSSAAQSQIAYGDIILLNKADLVTEERLQELERRIQEMREGARIIRTVKAQVPLPLILSVGLFESDRYFHPEADQEHPDHDHDHECDEHCEHDHPHHPHSNHLEEDGFTSVSFQSDRPFELRKFQYFLDHQLPESVFRAKGILWFKESPRRHVFHLSGKRFSLDDEEWKGDRKNQLVLIGQNLDHQTLRAQLAACVTDA; encoded by the coding sequence ATGACGACCTCTCCCCTTCCCGCAGCCACCAAAATGGAAGCACAAAAGCACGGCCTGCCCGTGACGATTATTACGGGGTTCCTCGGCAGTGGCAAAACCACGCTCCTCAACCATATTCTGACCAACCAAGAGGGGCTAAAAACCGCGGTGCTCGTCAATGAATTTGGTGAAATTGGCATTGACAACGAGCTATTGGTGGCCAGCGATGACGGCATGGTGGAACTCAACAACGGCTGTGTCTGCTGCACCATCAACAATGACTTGGTGAATGCGGTTTATCGGGTGCTCGAACGTCCTGACAAGGTGGACTATTTGGTGGTGGAAACAACGGGACTCGCGGATCCGCTGCCGGTGGCACTGACATTTTTAGGAACAGATTTACGGGATCTCACCCGTTTGGATTCAATTATTACCGTGGTGGATGCGGAGAACTTTAGTCTTGATCTGTTCAATAGCAGCGCTGCCCAAAGCCAAATTGCCTACGGTGACATTATTCTCCTCAACAAAGCAGATCTGGTGACTGAGGAACGCTTGCAGGAGTTAGAACGGCGAATTCAGGAGATGCGGGAGGGGGCACGCATCATCCGCACGGTGAAGGCACAAGTGCCCCTGCCCTTGATTTTGAGTGTGGGGCTGTTTGAGAGCGATCGCTACTTCCATCCTGAGGCAGACCAAGAGCACCCTGATCACGACCACGACCATGAGTGTGACGAACATTGCGAGCATGACCATCCTCATCACCCTCACTCCAATCACCTTGAGGAGGATGGCTTTACTTCCGTGTCTTTCCAGAGCGATCGCCCCTTTGAACTGCGGAAATTCCAGTATTTTCTTGACCACCAGCTACCCGAATCCGTCTTTCGTGCCAAGGGCATCCTTTGGTTTAAGGAAAGTCCCCGCCGCCACGTCTTTCACCTCAGTGGTAAGCGCTTTAGCCTCGATGATGAGGAATGGAAAGGCGATCGCAAAAATCAACTGGTTCTCATTGGTCAAAACTTGGATCATCAGACCCTGCGGGCGCAGCTGGCTGCCTGTGTCACTGATGCGTAG
- a CDS encoding DUF2256 domain-containing protein: MAKQRRKADFPSKVCVVCGRPFQWRKKWADCWEEVKYCSDRCRRRRSQSQT, translated from the coding sequence ATGGCCAAGCAACGTCGCAAAGCGGACTTCCCCAGCAAAGTTTGTGTCGTCTGTGGGCGTCCTTTCCAGTGGCGCAAAAAGTGGGCGGATTGCTGGGAGGAGGTGAAGTACTGTTCCGATCGCTGTCGGCGACGCCGTTCCCAGTCTCAAACCTAA
- a CDS encoding CHASE2 domain-containing protein, with protein MLPLLSHFRRTFADLGLIVVASAVASTVVIGIREMGGLQPLELGAYDRLMQLRPMPGPDPRLLVVAVTEADIQRYRSLSLPDQIYAQALKKLLKHQPRAIGLDIYRDFAVPPGHEELNRLWLSSDRLFAVTKLGDATHPTIRPPAALSADQVGFNDVTVDAGGIVRRSLLFLPDDQGNTLYSFSLRLALRYLADEGIEPRGSDADPNVMQLGQSIFTPLQPNDGGYVGADTAGYQVMLNYRGDQRAVTWVPLEDVLNERVAPDLIRDRVVLIGNIAESGKDFFYTPFSSGLRDNQRMAGVFIHAQMVGQFIDAGLGDRAVIWFWPNSVENVWIVLWALIGAILAWRVRHPLALATAVGTALLLLLLTCYGLFLKLGWVPLVPPALTLLLGSGGVVSYTAQQAQQQRQMVMRLLGQSISPEIAAAMWERRDELLKDGKLPGQRLIATLLFTDLKGFSTISERMEPEELFNWLNAYLEKVADVVQSYHGVINKFTGDGIMAVFGVPIKRTSREGIAIDARNAVDCALALGQLLEELNREWAAQGLPQVMMRAGIYTGPIVVGSLGSKNRLEYGVIGDSVNTASRLESVDKHRQPSPCRILVAQETLEYLGDRYEVEPWGPLELKGKERKIQVFRILGVRKGLAIAPNQPTAIELEI; from the coding sequence ATGCTGCCCCTATTGTCCCACTTTCGCCGCACCTTTGCTGATCTCGGTTTGATTGTCGTGGCCAGTGCCGTGGCCAGCACGGTGGTGATTGGGATTCGCGAAATGGGTGGGCTACAACCGTTGGAATTGGGAGCCTACGATCGCCTGATGCAATTGCGCCCCATGCCCGGCCCCGATCCGCGACTGTTGGTGGTGGCTGTGACCGAGGCTGATATTCAACGCTACCGCTCCCTGTCGCTGCCGGATCAGATCTACGCCCAAGCCTTAAAAAAACTCCTCAAACATCAACCCCGTGCGATTGGCCTTGATATTTACCGTGACTTTGCTGTACCACCGGGACATGAGGAATTAAACCGCCTTTGGTTAAGTTCCGATCGCCTGTTTGCTGTCACTAAGCTAGGGGATGCGACTCACCCAACGATTCGCCCTCCTGCGGCTCTCAGTGCCGATCAGGTGGGATTTAATGATGTCACGGTGGATGCTGGGGGCATTGTCCGTCGCAGTTTACTCTTTTTGCCGGACGATCAGGGGAATACACTGTACTCCTTCTCGTTGCGCCTGGCGCTGCGGTACCTCGCCGATGAAGGGATTGAGCCGCGGGGCAGTGATGCGGATCCCAATGTGATGCAGCTAGGACAGAGCATTTTTACACCTCTGCAACCCAATGATGGCGGCTATGTGGGTGCCGATACGGCGGGCTATCAAGTTATGCTCAACTATCGCGGTGATCAGCGGGCGGTGACGTGGGTGCCCCTAGAGGATGTGCTCAATGAGCGGGTTGCTCCTGACTTGATTCGCGATCGCGTGGTTCTCATTGGCAACATTGCGGAAAGCGGTAAGGACTTTTTCTATACCCCCTTTAGTTCGGGTCTGCGGGACAATCAACGCATGGCGGGGGTCTTTATCCATGCGCAAATGGTGGGGCAATTCATTGATGCGGGTTTGGGCGATCGCGCGGTTATATGGTTTTGGCCCAACAGTGTGGAGAACGTTTGGATTGTTCTTTGGGCATTGATTGGTGCCATCCTTGCTTGGCGAGTGCGCCATCCTTTGGCTCTAGCCACGGCTGTAGGCACGGCTCTGCTCCTCCTACTGCTCACCTGTTATGGGCTGTTTTTGAAATTGGGCTGGGTGCCCCTTGTGCCGCCGGCATTGACGCTCCTTCTTGGCAGTGGCGGGGTGGTCAGCTATACCGCACAGCAAGCCCAACAGCAACGGCAAATGGTGATGCGCCTCTTGGGTCAAAGTATCTCCCCGGAAATTGCCGCCGCCATGTGGGAACGGCGCGATGAACTCCTCAAGGACGGCAAATTACCCGGTCAACGCCTGATTGCCACACTCCTTTTTACTGACTTGAAGGGCTTTAGCACAATTTCCGAGAGAATGGAGCCGGAGGAACTCTTTAACTGGCTCAACGCCTATCTTGAGAAAGTGGCGGATGTGGTGCAAAGTTACCACGGGGTCATTAACAAGTTTACCGGTGACGGTATTATGGCGGTGTTTGGTGTGCCCATCAAGCGCACGAGTCGGGAAGGCATTGCCATTGATGCCCGCAATGCTGTGGATTGTGCTTTGGCCTTGGGACAATTGCTCGAGGAACTGAACCGCGAATGGGCGGCTCAAGGGCTACCGCAGGTGATGATGCGGGCGGGTATCTATACAGGCCCAATTGTGGTCGGCAGTCTCGGTAGTAAGAATCGCCTCGAGTACGGTGTTATTGGCGACAGTGTGAATACCGCCTCCCGCCTTGAAAGTGTGGACAAGCACCGCCAGCCGAGTCCCTGTCGGATTTTAGTGGCACAGGAAACGCTGGAATATCTGGGCGATCGCTATGAAGTTGAACCTTGGGGACCGTTGGAACTGAAGGGCAAAGAGCGCAAAATCCAAGTCTTTCGCATTCTCGGCGTCCGCAAAGGGCTGGCGATCGCCCCCAATCAGCCCACCGCCATTGAATTGGAGATCTAG